One part of the Streptomyces lienomycini genome encodes these proteins:
- a CDS encoding TIGR02234 family membrane protein, translating to MEYVTAVPHPRTPAAGPARAGRRSLAVALLCGALGAAVALLATRQEWAEGTATVAGGAFTLTAKGSDVTGVPAALAIVGLAALVAVFAVRRAGRFAVAGLLALSGAGTLAAALAGASDSSALDEQAAKAAGDTSATVDALSHTAWPYVAAVGGALLLLAGLLALRYGRQWPAMSGRYERDGTPRPRRRPQTVDPNRPEDLWKAIDRGEDPTSA from the coding sequence GTGGAGTACGTGACAGCCGTTCCTCATCCCCGCACCCCAGCCGCAGGACCCGCCCGGGCCGGCCGCCGGAGCCTCGCCGTCGCCCTGCTGTGCGGCGCGCTCGGCGCCGCCGTCGCCCTGCTCGCCACCCGGCAGGAGTGGGCGGAGGGCACCGCCACGGTGGCCGGCGGGGCGTTCACCCTGACCGCCAAGGGCAGCGACGTCACGGGCGTACCCGCGGCGCTCGCCATAGTCGGCCTCGCCGCGCTCGTCGCCGTGTTCGCCGTGCGCCGCGCCGGCCGCTTCGCCGTGGCCGGCCTGCTCGCGCTGAGCGGCGCCGGCACCCTCGCCGCCGCCCTGGCCGGCGCCTCCGACAGCTCCGCCCTGGACGAACAGGCCGCCAAGGCCGCCGGCGACACCTCGGCCACGGTCGACGCGCTCTCCCACACCGCCTGGCCCTACGTCGCGGCCGTGGGCGGCGCCCTGCTCCTGCTGGCCGGTCTGCTCGCGCTGCGCTACGGCCGCCAGTGGCCCGCGATGTCCGGCCGCTACGAGCGCGACGGCACCCCGCGTCCGCGCCGCAGGCCGCAGACCGTCGACCCGAACCGCCCCGAGGACCTGTGGAAGGCCATCGACCGCGGCGAGGACCCCACCAGCGCCTGA
- a CDS encoding anthranilate synthase component I: MDATHDMDLDTFRKLAADRRVIPVGRKLLADGDTPVALYRKLAAERPGTFLLESAENGRAAFRWSRYSFVGVRSAATLTEKDGQAHWQGTPPVGVPTDGDPLAALRATVEALHTPRDLAHDLGLPPFTGGMVGYLGYDIVRRLEKVGPGERDDLKLPELTMLLTSDLAVMDHWEGSVLLIANAINHNDLETGVDEAYADAIARLDAMEADLTRAVAQPPAALPPSELPEYSALWGGPDFQDAVEDIKERIRAGEAFQVVPSQRFETPCTASALDVYRVLRATNPSPYMYLLRLDGFDVVGSSPEALVKVEDGRALVHPIAGTRPRGATPQEDQALADELLADPKERAEHLMLVDLGRNDLGRVCEPGSVEVVDFMSVERYSHVMHIVSTVTGRVAPDRTAFDVLTACFPAGTLSGAPKPRALQIIDELEPSRRGLYGGCVGYLDFAGDSDTAIAIRTALLRDGTAYVQAGAGVVADSDPVAEDTECRNKAAAVLRAVHTANRLAQ; this comes from the coding sequence ATGGACGCGACGCACGACATGGACCTCGACACCTTCCGCAAGCTCGCCGCCGACCGCCGGGTGATCCCGGTCGGCCGCAAGCTCCTCGCCGACGGCGACACCCCGGTGGCCCTGTACCGCAAGCTCGCCGCCGAGCGCCCCGGCACCTTCCTGCTGGAGTCCGCCGAGAACGGCCGCGCGGCGTTCCGATGGTCCCGGTACTCCTTCGTCGGCGTCCGCAGCGCCGCCACCCTCACCGAGAAGGACGGGCAGGCGCACTGGCAGGGCACCCCGCCCGTCGGCGTCCCCACCGACGGCGACCCGCTGGCCGCCCTGCGCGCCACCGTGGAGGCCCTGCACACACCGCGCGACCTCGCCCACGACCTGGGCCTGCCGCCCTTCACCGGCGGCATGGTCGGCTACCTCGGCTACGACATCGTCCGCCGCCTGGAGAAGGTCGGCCCCGGCGAGCGCGACGACCTGAAGCTGCCCGAGCTGACCATGCTGCTCACCAGCGACCTCGCCGTCATGGACCACTGGGAGGGCTCGGTCCTCCTGATCGCCAACGCGATCAACCACAACGACCTGGAGACCGGCGTCGACGAGGCCTACGCCGACGCGATCGCCCGCCTGGACGCCATGGAGGCCGACCTCACCCGCGCCGTCGCCCAGCCCCCGGCCGCGCTGCCGCCCTCCGAGCTGCCCGAGTACAGCGCGCTGTGGGGCGGCCCCGACTTCCAGGACGCCGTCGAGGACATCAAGGAGCGCATCCGCGCGGGCGAGGCCTTCCAGGTCGTCCCCTCGCAGCGTTTCGAGACGCCCTGCACGGCCAGCGCCCTCGACGTGTACCGGGTCCTGCGGGCCACCAACCCCTCCCCGTACATGTACCTGCTCCGCCTCGACGGCTTCGACGTCGTCGGCTCGTCCCCCGAGGCACTGGTCAAGGTCGAGGACGGCCGCGCCCTGGTGCACCCCATCGCCGGGACCCGCCCGCGCGGCGCCACCCCGCAGGAGGACCAGGCCCTCGCCGACGAACTGCTCGCCGACCCCAAGGAGCGCGCCGAGCACCTGATGCTCGTCGACCTCGGCCGCAACGACCTCGGACGCGTGTGCGAGCCCGGCTCCGTCGAGGTCGTCGACTTCATGTCCGTCGAGCGGTACTCGCACGTCATGCACATCGTCTCCACGGTCACCGGCCGGGTCGCCCCGGACCGCACCGCCTTCGACGTCCTCACCGCCTGCTTCCCGGCCGGCACCCTCTCCGGCGCCCCCAAGCCGCGCGCCCTGCAGATCATCGACGAACTCGAACCCTCCCGGCGCGGCCTGTACGGCGGCTGCGTCGGCTACCTCGACTTCGCGGGCGACTCCGACACCGCCATCGCCATCCGCACCGCGCTGCTGCGCGACGGCACCGCCTACGTCCAGGCGGGCGCCGGAGTCGTCGCCGACTCCGACCCGGTCGCCGAGGACACCGAGTGCCGCAACAAGGCGGCGGCGGTGCTGAGGGCCGTACACACGGCCAACCGGCTGGCGCAATAG
- the hisI gene encoding phosphoribosyl-AMP cyclohydrolase produces MTSSSPSSAAPGRPSALAPEIADRLKRSADGLLPAIAQQYDTGEVLMLGWMDDEALHRTLTTGRCTYWSRSRREYWVKGDTSGHFQWVRSVALDCDADTVLVKVDQVGAACHTGARTCFDADVLLADGAAGSGSDAPGAGQ; encoded by the coding sequence ATGACCAGCAGCTCCCCCAGCAGCGCCGCCCCCGGGCGGCCCAGCGCGCTCGCCCCGGAGATCGCCGACCGGCTCAAGCGCAGCGCCGACGGCCTCCTGCCCGCCATCGCCCAGCAGTACGACACCGGAGAGGTGCTGATGCTCGGCTGGATGGACGACGAGGCGCTGCACCGCACGCTGACGACCGGGCGCTGCACCTACTGGTCGCGCAGCCGCCGGGAGTACTGGGTCAAGGGGGACACCTCCGGGCACTTCCAGTGGGTGAGGTCCGTGGCGCTGGACTGCGACGCCGACACCGTGCTCGTCAAGGTCGACCAGGTGGGCGCCGCCTGCCACACCGGCGCCCGCACCTGCTTCGACGCCGACGTGCTCCTCGCCGACGGCGCCGCGGGCTCGGGCAGCGACGCGCCCGGCGCGGGTCAGTAG
- a CDS encoding TIGR03085 family metal-binding protein, producing the protein MSTFAKRERLLLADLLETAGPDSPTLCDGWRTRDLAAHVVVRERRPDAAGGSMIKQLASRLDRVMEEYTAKPYEELLRLIRTGPPRFSPFQLKQVDEAANTVEFYVHTEDVRRARPDWSPRELDPVFQDALWSRLERAARLMGRGIPTGLVLRRPDGRTAVAHRGTPVVTATGEPSELLLFAFGRQDAAKVELEGEQEAIARLRETKQLGI; encoded by the coding sequence ATGTCGACTTTCGCCAAGCGTGAACGGCTTCTGCTCGCGGACCTGTTGGAGACGGCGGGTCCGGACTCCCCGACCCTGTGCGACGGCTGGCGGACCCGTGACCTGGCCGCGCACGTGGTGGTGCGCGAGCGCCGGCCGGACGCCGCCGGGGGCAGCATGATCAAGCAGCTGGCGTCCCGCCTCGACCGGGTGATGGAGGAGTACACCGCGAAGCCGTACGAGGAGCTGCTCCGGCTGATCCGCACGGGCCCGCCGCGCTTCTCCCCCTTCCAGCTCAAGCAGGTCGACGAGGCGGCGAACACGGTGGAGTTCTACGTCCACACGGAGGACGTCCGCCGTGCCCGGCCCGACTGGTCGCCGCGCGAGCTGGACCCGGTCTTCCAGGACGCCCTGTGGTCCCGCCTGGAGCGCGCCGCCCGCCTGATGGGCCGCGGCATCCCGACGGGCCTGGTGCTGCGCCGCCCCGACGGCCGGACGGCGGTCGCCCACCGGGGTACGCCGGTGGTGACGGCGACGGGCGAGCCGTCCGAGCTGCTGCTGTTCGCGTTCGGGCGGCAGGACGCCGCGAAGGTGGAGCTGGAGGGCGAGCAGGAGGCGATCGCCAGGCTGCGGGAGACGAAGCAGCTGGGCATCTGA
- a CDS encoding MFS transporter has protein sequence MSEATTSTTDGQISAPAARPAHRDGNVLRWVTAYTASMLGDTVFYLALSWAAVQRGTPAEAGIVTAVSAVPRALLMLGGGVVVDRLGPRRVVIGSDAVRCAAVLAVAVLLFATDPGLWLLALLALVFGAVDALFLPAVGALPARITAKDQLARVQGMRGLAVRFAAVVGAPLGGLGVAVGGSAAAFAFAGLLIAVSVPLLVSVRIRALPRDDAPAAAAEGGTAWRDLRDGLRYIRRHRVLGPLMLVIALGDLGFVGPLNIGLTLLADERGWGASGMGWVLAGFGVGAGTAALLLTVRGRVPHAGYVVAGALVPGAVAIGALAQAPALPVAVGTALLIGLLAGLSGALCGALLQTQSAPGMLGRVTAVSGIVSLGIAPLSMPLSAAAIGVWGTGPVFAVSAAVCGLGGVVALCAPGVRRAELPE, from the coding sequence GTGTCTGAGGCGACCACGTCCACTACGGACGGACAGATATCCGCGCCCGCCGCGCGCCCCGCCCACCGCGACGGCAACGTCCTGCGCTGGGTCACCGCCTACACCGCCTCCATGCTCGGCGACACCGTCTTCTACCTCGCGCTGTCCTGGGCCGCCGTGCAGCGGGGCACACCCGCCGAGGCCGGGATCGTCACGGCGGTGAGCGCGGTGCCGCGTGCGCTGCTCATGCTCGGCGGGGGAGTGGTCGTCGACCGGCTCGGGCCGCGCAGGGTCGTCATCGGCAGCGACGCCGTACGGTGCGCGGCGGTCCTCGCGGTGGCCGTGCTGCTCTTCGCGACCGACCCGGGACTGTGGCTCCTCGCCCTGCTCGCCCTCGTCTTCGGCGCGGTGGACGCCCTCTTCCTGCCCGCCGTCGGGGCGCTCCCGGCGCGCATCACGGCCAAGGACCAGCTCGCCCGCGTCCAGGGCATGCGTGGCCTGGCCGTCCGCTTCGCCGCCGTCGTGGGCGCCCCGCTCGGCGGGCTCGGTGTCGCGGTGGGCGGATCGGCCGCCGCCTTCGCGTTCGCCGGGCTGCTGATCGCCGTGTCGGTGCCGCTGCTGGTCTCCGTACGGATACGCGCCCTGCCCCGCGACGACGCGCCGGCGGCCGCCGCCGAGGGCGGCACCGCGTGGCGGGACCTGCGGGACGGGCTCCGGTACATCCGGCGGCACCGCGTCCTCGGACCGCTGATGCTGGTCATCGCCCTCGGAGACCTGGGCTTCGTCGGCCCGCTCAACATCGGCCTGACCCTGCTCGCCGACGAACGCGGCTGGGGAGCCTCCGGAATGGGCTGGGTGCTCGCCGGCTTCGGAGTCGGCGCCGGGACGGCGGCCCTGCTGCTGACCGTCCGGGGGCGTGTACCGCACGCCGGGTACGTCGTCGCCGGCGCCCTCGTCCCCGGCGCGGTCGCGATCGGCGCGCTGGCCCAGGCCCCCGCCCTCCCGGTGGCCGTCGGGACGGCGCTGCTCATCGGCCTGCTCGCCGGGCTCAGCGGCGCGCTGTGCGGCGCCCTGCTCCAGACCCAGTCGGCCCCCGGGATGCTGGGGCGCGTCACGGCGGTCTCCGGGATCGTCAGCCTGGGGATCGCCCCGCTGAGCATGCCCCTGTCCGCCGCCGCCATCGGCGTCTGGGGCACCGGCCCGGTCTTCGCCGTCAGCGCCGCCGTCTGCGGCCTCGGCGGGGTCGTCGCCCTGTGCGCGCCCGGGGTGCGGCGGGCCGAGCTGCCCGAGTGA
- a CDS encoding ArsR/SmtB family transcription factor — MPRQENHPITDLGTLKALAHPLRMQLYRGLCVARTATASQLAEQVDEAVSLVSYHLRKLAEHGLVEQAEPQSADGRERWWQPSSDGVTIRDENFRDAPERAAAHLAATRLFHEQRADMYRRYLDERPTWGPEWNSAAPDNESLLRLTPADLAELSAELLALARKYDERGRAAEDAGDTEGRENVALHVYGFPFRV, encoded by the coding sequence ATGCCGCGCCAGGAGAACCACCCCATCACCGATCTGGGCACCCTCAAAGCCCTCGCCCACCCGCTGCGCATGCAGCTCTACCGGGGCCTGTGCGTGGCGCGCACGGCGACCGCCTCGCAGCTCGCGGAGCAGGTGGACGAGGCCGTCTCGCTGGTCAGCTACCACCTGCGCAAGCTGGCCGAGCACGGGCTGGTCGAGCAGGCCGAACCGCAGAGCGCGGACGGCAGGGAGCGGTGGTGGCAGCCCTCCTCGGACGGCGTCACCATCCGCGACGAGAACTTCCGCGACGCCCCCGAACGCGCGGCCGCCCACCTCGCGGCCACCCGGCTCTTCCACGAGCAGCGCGCCGACATGTACCGCCGCTACCTCGACGAGCGTCCCACCTGGGGCCCCGAGTGGAACTCCGCCGCCCCCGACAACGAGTCACTGCTGCGACTGACCCCGGCCGACCTGGCCGAACTCTCCGCCGAGCTGCTCGCCCTGGCGAGGAAGTACGACGAACGGGGCCGGGCCGCCGAGGACGCCGGCGACACCGAGGGGCGCGAGAACGTCGCGCTGCACGTCTACGGGTTCCCGTTCCGTGTCTGA
- the hisF gene encoding imidazole glycerol phosphate synthase subunit HisF has translation MTLAVRVIPCLDVDNGRVVKGVNFQNLRDAGDPVEMAKVYDAEGADELTFLDITASSGNRETTYDVVRRTAEQVFIPLTVGGGVRTAEDVDRLLRAGADKVGVNTAAIARPDLIREIAERFGRQVLVLSVDARRTETGSFEVTTHGGRRGTGIDAVEWAHRAAELGAGEILLNSMDADGTKDGYDLEMIAAVRKHVGVPVIASGGAGGLAHFAPAVEAGADAVLAASVFHFGDLRIGEVKETLRAAGHPVR, from the coding sequence ATGACCCTGGCGGTCCGAGTCATCCCCTGCCTGGACGTGGACAACGGCCGGGTCGTCAAGGGCGTCAACTTCCAGAACCTGCGCGACGCGGGCGACCCCGTCGAGATGGCCAAGGTGTACGACGCCGAGGGCGCCGACGAACTGACGTTCCTGGACATCACCGCGTCGTCGGGCAACCGCGAGACGACCTACGACGTGGTGCGCCGCACCGCCGAGCAGGTGTTCATCCCGCTGACCGTCGGCGGCGGCGTGCGCACCGCCGAGGACGTCGACAGGCTGCTGCGGGCCGGTGCGGACAAGGTGGGCGTGAACACGGCCGCCATCGCCCGCCCCGACCTGATCCGGGAGATCGCCGAGCGGTTCGGCCGGCAGGTCCTCGTCCTGTCGGTCGACGCGCGCCGCACCGAGACGGGCTCCTTCGAGGTGACCACGCACGGCGGCCGGCGCGGCACCGGCATCGACGCGGTGGAGTGGGCGCACCGCGCCGCCGAGCTGGGCGCGGGGGAGATCCTGCTCAACTCGATGGACGCGGACGGCACGAAGGACGGCTACGACCTGGAGATGATCGCGGCGGTCCGCAAGCACGTGGGCGTCCCGGTCATCGCGTCCGGCGGCGCGGGCGGCCTCGCCCACTTCGCCCCGGCCGTCGAGGCGGGCGCGGACGCGGTCCTGGCGGCGTCGGTCTTCCACTTCGGCGACCTGCGGATCGGCGAGGTGAAGGAGACGCTCCGCGCGGCGGGGCATCCCGTCCGGTAG
- a CDS encoding RidA family protein produces the protein MTSEAVRRVQSGSPWEESFGFARAVAAGDRVIVAGTTAFKGDMLYGEGDPYEQAKVAFASAVEAIGEFGLGIESVIRTRVCLAHSRDVDAVGRAHKELFDSVRPVTTLLVVQGFIDSRVLVSVEVEAYRGAVDS, from the coding sequence ATGACATCCGAAGCCGTACGGCGCGTGCAGAGCGGAAGTCCCTGGGAAGAATCCTTCGGGTTCGCACGCGCCGTGGCGGCGGGCGACCGAGTCATCGTGGCGGGCACCACCGCCTTCAAGGGCGACATGCTGTACGGCGAGGGCGACCCGTACGAACAGGCCAAGGTGGCCTTCGCCTCCGCGGTGGAGGCGATCGGTGAGTTCGGGCTCGGCATCGAGTCCGTGATCCGGACCCGGGTGTGCCTGGCGCACTCGCGCGACGTCGACGCGGTGGGCCGCGCCCACAAGGAGCTGTTCGACTCCGTACGCCCGGTCACGACCCTGCTGGTCGTGCAGGGCTTCATCGACTCGCGGGTCCTGGTGTCAGTCGAAGTGGAAGCGTATAGAGGAGCCGTGGATTCATGA
- the priA gene encoding bifunctional 1-(5-phosphoribosyl)-5-((5-phosphoribosylamino)methylideneamino)imidazole-4-carboxamide isomerase/phosphoribosylanthranilate isomerase PriA, which yields MSKLELLPAVDVRDGQAVRLVHGESGTETSYGSPLEAALAWQRSGAEWLHLVDLDAAFGTGDNRALIAEVAGAMDIKVELSGGIRDDDTLAAALATGCTRVNLGTAALETPGWVAKVIAEHGDKIAVGLDVRGTTLRGRGWTRDGGDLYETLDRLNKEGCARYVVTDIAKDGTLQGPNLELLKNVCAATDRPVVASGGVSSLDDLRAIAGLVPSGVEGAIVGKALYAKAFTLEEALEAVSP from the coding sequence ATGAGCAAGCTCGAACTCCTCCCCGCCGTCGACGTCCGCGACGGCCAGGCCGTCCGCCTGGTGCACGGCGAGTCCGGCACCGAGACCTCCTACGGCTCCCCGCTGGAGGCCGCCCTCGCCTGGCAGCGCTCCGGCGCCGAGTGGCTGCACCTGGTCGACCTGGACGCGGCGTTCGGCACCGGGGACAACCGTGCGCTGATCGCCGAGGTCGCGGGGGCCATGGACATCAAGGTGGAGCTGTCCGGCGGCATCCGCGACGACGACACCCTCGCCGCCGCCCTCGCCACCGGCTGCACCCGGGTGAACCTCGGCACCGCCGCCCTGGAGACCCCGGGATGGGTCGCCAAGGTCATCGCCGAGCACGGCGACAAGATCGCGGTCGGTCTCGACGTACGCGGCACCACGCTGCGCGGCCGCGGCTGGACCCGGGACGGCGGCGACCTCTACGAGACGCTGGACCGCCTGAACAAGGAGGGCTGCGCCCGGTACGTCGTCACCGACATCGCCAAGGACGGCACCCTCCAGGGCCCCAACCTGGAGCTCCTGAAGAACGTCTGCGCCGCCACCGACCGCCCCGTCGTGGCGTCGGGCGGCGTGTCGTCCCTGGACGACCTGCGCGCGATCGCCGGGCTGGTCCCGAGCGGTGTCGAGGGGGCCATCGTCGGGAAGGCCCTCTACGCGAAGGCGTTCACCCTGGAAGAAGCCTTGGAGGCTGTGTCGCCATGA
- the hisH gene encoding imidazole glycerol phosphate synthase subunit HisH — translation MTAKRVVVFDYGFGNVRSAERALARAGADVEITRDYDRAMNADGLLVPGVGAFAACMDGLKAARGDWIVDRRLSGGRPVMGICVGMQILFARGVEHGVEAEGLDEWPGTVGPLQADVVPHMGWNTVEAPADSQLFAGLDADARFYFVHSYAVHEWNQESHNPLIAEPRVTWSTHGRPFVAAVENGALWATQFHPEKSGDAGAQLLTNWIETL, via the coding sequence TTGACCGCCAAGAGGGTCGTCGTCTTCGACTACGGCTTCGGCAACGTCCGCTCCGCCGAGCGCGCCCTCGCGCGCGCCGGGGCCGACGTCGAGATCACCCGCGACTACGACAGGGCGATGAACGCCGACGGGCTGCTGGTCCCCGGCGTCGGGGCCTTCGCCGCCTGCATGGACGGGCTCAAGGCCGCCCGCGGCGACTGGATCGTCGACCGCAGGCTGTCGGGCGGACGCCCGGTCATGGGCATCTGCGTCGGCATGCAGATCCTCTTCGCGCGCGGCGTCGAGCACGGCGTGGAGGCCGAGGGCCTGGACGAGTGGCCCGGCACGGTCGGACCGCTCCAGGCCGACGTCGTGCCCCACATGGGCTGGAACACGGTCGAGGCACCCGCCGACTCCCAGCTCTTCGCCGGGCTCGACGCCGACGCCCGCTTCTACTTCGTGCACTCCTACGCCGTCCACGAGTGGAACCAGGAGTCGCACAACCCGCTGATCGCCGAGCCCCGGGTGACCTGGTCCACGCACGGCAGGCCCTTCGTGGCCGCCGTGGAGAACGGCGCCCTGTGGGCGACGCAGTTCCACCCCGAGAAGTCCGGCGACGCCGGCGCCCAGCTCCTCACCAACTGGATCGAGACCCTGTAG
- the hisB gene encoding imidazoleglycerol-phosphate dehydratase HisB yields the protein MSRVGRVERTTKETSVLVEIDLDGTGKTDIATGVGFYDHMLDQLGRHGLFDLTVKTDGDLHIDSHHTIEDTALALGAAFKQALGDKVGIYRFGNCTVPLDESLAQVTVDLSGRPYLVHTEPENTAPMIGEYDVTMTRHILESFVAQAQVALHVHVPYGRNAHHIVECQFKALARALRYASERDPRAAGILPSTKGAL from the coding sequence ATGAGCCGCGTGGGACGCGTGGAGCGCACGACCAAGGAGACCTCGGTCCTCGTCGAGATCGACCTCGACGGCACCGGCAAGACCGACATCGCCACCGGTGTCGGCTTCTACGACCACATGCTCGACCAGCTCGGCCGGCACGGTCTGTTCGACCTGACCGTGAAGACCGACGGCGACCTGCACATCGACTCCCACCACACCATCGAGGACACCGCCCTCGCGCTGGGCGCCGCCTTCAAGCAGGCCCTCGGCGACAAGGTGGGCATCTACCGCTTCGGCAACTGCACGGTCCCGCTGGACGAGTCCCTCGCCCAGGTCACCGTCGACCTCTCCGGCCGCCCCTACCTCGTGCACACCGAGCCCGAGAACACGGCGCCGATGATCGGCGAGTACGACGTGACGATGACCCGGCACATCCTGGAGTCCTTCGTGGCCCAGGCCCAGGTCGCCCTGCACGTCCACGTGCCCTACGGCCGCAACGCGCACCACATCGTGGAGTGCCAGTTCAAGGCGCTGGCCCGGGCCCTGCGCTACGCCTCGGAGCGCGACCCGCGCGCCGCCGGAATCCTGCCTTCCACGAAGGGCGCGCTGTAA
- a CDS encoding histidinol-phosphate transaminase: MTFGIDDLPVRDELRGKSPYGAPQLDVPVRLNTNENPYPLPEALVERIAERVREAARDLNRYPDRDAVELRTGLAAYLTHTSGHPLDVSNVWAANGSNEVIQQLLQAFGGPGRTAIGFEPSYSMHGLIARGTGTGWISGPRHDDFTIDVPAAEKAIAEHRPDVVFITTPNNPTGNAVPAETVLALHDAAQTAKPTMVVVDEAYIEFSHGASLLPLLDGRPHLVVSRTMSKAFGAAGLRLGYLAAHPAVVDAVQLVRLPYHLSAVTQATALAALEHTDTLLKYVEQLKAERDRLVAELRAIGYEVTESDANFVQFGRFADSHETWRQILDRGVLVRDNGVPGWLRVTAGTPQENDAFLDAVREVKKEQNT, translated from the coding sequence GTGACGTTCGGCATCGACGACCTCCCCGTACGGGACGAGCTGCGCGGCAAGTCCCCCTACGGCGCACCCCAGCTGGACGTGCCGGTACGGCTGAACACCAACGAGAACCCCTACCCGCTGCCCGAGGCCCTGGTCGAGCGGATCGCCGAGCGGGTCCGCGAGGCCGCCCGCGACCTCAACCGCTACCCCGACCGGGACGCGGTCGAGCTGCGCACCGGACTGGCCGCGTACCTGACGCACACCTCCGGCCACCCCCTGGACGTGAGCAACGTCTGGGCGGCCAACGGCTCCAACGAGGTCATCCAGCAACTGCTGCAGGCCTTCGGCGGGCCGGGCCGCACCGCCATCGGCTTCGAGCCGTCGTACTCGATGCACGGCCTCATCGCCCGCGGCACCGGCACCGGCTGGATCTCCGGGCCGCGCCACGACGACTTCACCATCGACGTGCCCGCCGCCGAGAAGGCGATCGCCGAGCACCGTCCGGACGTCGTCTTCATCACCACCCCCAACAACCCCACCGGCAACGCGGTCCCCGCCGAGACGGTCCTCGCCCTCCACGACGCCGCCCAGACGGCGAAGCCGACCATGGTCGTCGTGGACGAGGCGTACATCGAGTTCAGCCACGGCGCCTCGCTGCTGCCGCTGCTCGACGGCCGCCCGCACCTGGTCGTCTCCCGCACCATGTCCAAGGCGTTCGGCGCGGCGGGCCTGCGCCTGGGCTACCTCGCCGCGCACCCGGCGGTCGTCGACGCCGTCCAGCTCGTACGGCTGCCGTACCACCTGTCGGCCGTCACCCAGGCGACCGCGCTGGCCGCCCTGGAGCACACGGACACGCTGCTGAAGTACGTCGAGCAGCTGAAGGCCGAGCGGGACCGGCTCGTCGCCGAACTGCGCGCCATCGGCTACGAGGTGACCGAGTCCGACGCCAACTTCGTCCAGTTCGGGCGGTTCGCGGACTCCCACGAGACCTGGCGGCAGATCCTCGACCGGGGCGTCCTGGTCCGGGACAACGGCGTACCGGGGTGGCTGCGGGTCACCGCCGGAACCCCGCAGGAGAACGACGCGTTCCTCGACGCGGTACGTGAAGTCAAGAAGGAGCAGAACACATGA